From a single Mus musculus strain C57BL/6J chromosome 12, GRCm38.p6 C57BL/6J genomic region:
- the Gm5785 gene encoding uncharacterized protein Gm5785 has translation MYKKVLLPVNFFLQPPPKLHQKSELQIRRSSKPASSRGSRRAAGVRVSRNSEAQRDVPGPRRAAEPYQGQGARSRSSEANKPSPVRPGEGNKGPDTQRRRRKTDLTALGSSSAPAAGLGGPDPRAGPACRQRLAPPPTLTAGSYPGSPYQTAPETAGRAGRARQAAQEKPCLVPPLPPRGPGDKEARGSPERRQPARVPTPARGSSDPAVQSQVRAGPSAAAGRRRVHRQPGGGRRRVGRAPGGEAGEGRAGGGGANASRPPCPRPPGALRRPDPAARGDDGGRRAPSAVGYGSPQPGLPAPESPRCQSARAASSCSAHAPPVSPGASRSGVLRNGGHRLAGARRARVTPSSGLLKPAVYQNASQRAWELGERCAAGRYRLGADGTRTAAGTRASCLPTVESREAASIEDFPHSCLRLVVTCTSVVIPVKLLFHGR, from the exons ATGTACAAAAAAGTTCTTTTACCAGTCAACTTCTTCCTGCAACCTCCCCCCAAACTCCACCAAAAATCGGAGCTTCAGATACGG AGAAGCAGCAAACCTGCGAGCTCAAGAGGAAGCCGCCGAGCGGCTGGGGTGCGGGTCTCCCGGAACTCGGAGGCCCAGCGGGACGTCCCCGGTCCCCGCCGGGCGGCTGAGCCTTACCAAGGACAAGGAGCGCGTAGCCGGAGCTCCGAAGCCAACAAGCCAAGCCCCGTAAGGCCCGGAGAGGGGAACAAAGGGCCCGATACGCAGAGGCGACGGCGGAAGACCGACCTCACCGCGCTGGGGTCCAGCTCCGCGCCCGCCGCTGGACTCGGCGGCCCGGATCCTCGCGCAGGCCCAGCCTGCCGACAGCGCCTAGCGCCCCCGCCTACCCTGACCGCAGGCTCTTACCCTGGCTCGCCGTACCAAACAGCTCCG GAAACCGCAGGCCGCGCAGGTCGAGCCAGGCAGGCGGCACAGGAAAAGCCGTGTCTCGTCCCTCCCCTTCCTCCGCGGGGACCCGGTGACAAGGAAGCGAGAGGCTCCCCCGAGCGGCGGCAGCCAGCGCGGGTCCCGACCCCAGCACGCGGCTCCTCAGACCCTGCGGTTCAGAGCCAGGTCCGCGCGGGGCCGTCGGCGGCAGCGGGGAGACGCCGCGTCCATCGCCAGCCGGGCGGGGGCAGGAGAAGGGTCGGCCGAGCGCCGGGCGGGGAGGCTGGTGAAGGCCGCGCCGGCGGAGGCGGAGCGAACGCCTCCCGGCCGCCCTGCCCGCGGCCACCTGGGGCGCTGCGGAGGCCGGACCCCGCGGCACGGGGCGACGACGGGGGGCGCCGGGCTCCTTCGGCGGTCGGCTACGGCTCTCCTCAGCCCGGCCTCCCGGCGCCCGAGTCGCCGCGCTGTCAATCCGCGCGCGCCGCCAGCAGCTGCTCCGCGCACGCTCCGCCCGTCTCGCCCGGCGCGAGCCGCTCCGGAGTCCTGCGGAACGGAGGCCACCGTCTCGCAGGCGCTCGGCGTGCCCGGGTCACCCCCTCCTCCGGACTTTTAAAGCCAGCGGTTTACCAGAACGCTTCCCAGCGAGCCTGGGAACTCGGCGAGCGCTGCGCAGCCGGGCGTTATCGCCTCGGCGCAGATGGGACCAGGACGGCTGCGGGAACTCGTGCCTCCTGCCTGCCCACCGTGGAGTCCCGGGAAGCAGCCAGCATCGAGGACTTCCCACACAGTTGCCTTCGGCTCGTGGTCACTTGTACTTCCGTAGTTATTCCCGTCAAACTTTTATTTCATGGGCGTTGA